The Argopecten irradians isolate NY chromosome 4, Ai_NY, whole genome shotgun sequence genome has a window encoding:
- the LOC138321923 gene encoding kinesin-like protein KIF14 isoform X3, whose translation MKSTPVRRFTLDNKLLSTPECYSTVQMDLPCYQMSCDKFRGDFMGLDDEDSSSVTVAVRMRPFLQREIGDHLSRCMVSMSGNEASVTTSSGILHKFAYDYAFNSLDNNLGDYASQEHVYRLLAQPLLGKAFEGYNTCLFAYGQTGSGKSYSIMGHGNEVGIIPRFCEELFCRADVTRDSDKVKINVEISFFEIYNEKIHDLLASYKDKGGKKPTLKVREHPSLGPYVEGLSTYVTNSFEDVEAWINLGNKNRATAATGMNDKSSRSHSVFTLVLTQTKTEELEGEEHDHSTTSKINLVDLAGSERQSQANTSGQRLREGANINKSLLTLGKVISSLSDQALSNNRKRKPYIPYRDSVLTWLLKESLGGNSKTAMIATISPSCQHIEETLSTLRYASQARSIVNIARVNEDPKAKIIRELRAEIERLKNHSVYMTDDTHTASLVEIASLKERLLTREREMEEITRSWQQRLQQSEERKVAESKQLEKSGVAFKVDNKQPNLVNLNEDPQLSEMLLYIIREGQTRVGRMCASSDHEIQLSGALIADNHCIINNVDSVVTVTPIGDAPTYVNGNSISEPSILHHGDRVILGGDHYFRFNHPKEVTNKVPANNHEMRDFDFARQELIQVQEARLQAELEEARRQAQEEMMQEVEKARKEAEQVLNTQKSGYEGKLKKLEKVVKDQSQEVQRAEQSRQEAQGLIEELKKQKIMLEQQVVAGRRRQEMEAKVAKKVADHVPSKKTPLIMLLEEEKQKVTMKLESLKQKRQETSLSKRYQDVHPGKTDLYKVALLLREANKISQYLRKNMEFTREDYMEEANHVKTLIKVTDTNLAVCTFWTLPKFEEKLMQMRDLYQNDADNSTDDEVFHDPGDTWEHDQKNSPCKSPRSYNTSLGFSPSQWSQSSTLCSVSSLNSTYRSNGDLNTGMASISDLHSGMTSVSELHSGMTSISDLQPSVDQEIQTSSNVQIASLCIKLVRDHIDSCHGFYYEESIGDKLLSCCDKILKGVKVIQNYSQHSQTSFTDCGESLEKTSLELVSLLQSLTSLWAIWSSMYTGQYSAISSLTDRFRGQVKVIGNQLVLLFQGCQGDLERLVEDSGVKLRDGVLDVCQLVGEMSLATDMAMLTLDRCAKEQEPVLCGEVCQAFLSGCDVLVDKSLQSAIRTMEEHERRAQEFTEASAPYQKLEEVPQNVKILISTCKILLNKCQTIQMEVDLSLKDGGDCVPSQYYSLGYRRSQGMVSQVNNLLDTVSLLLQSVTPVMEGKTDDVRKVCRCSELIQKGTAKLMAVSGQDTSTLLQTSCSSDLTNISVLSDSQTERLEFAAQDVNLAAGALIEQAKDIIDLEKLIATPRGKRLLPVSPEKGGNSFLNSPLRSMSVKRNISLLASAGHS comes from the exons GGAGATAGGTGATCACCTGTCAAGATGCATGGTTTCAATGTCTGGCAATGAGGCATCGGTAACGACATCTTCTGGTATCCTTCACAAGTTTGCGTATGACTATGCTTTTAACTCTCTGGACAACAACTTGGGGGATTATGCGAGTCAGGAGCATGTGTACCGCCTTCTGGCTCAGCCTCTGTTGGGGAAGGCTTTTGAAGGATACAATACATGTTTGTTTGCCTACGGACAAACAGGAAGTGGCAAGAGTTACAG CATCATGGGGCATGGCAATGAAGTTGGAATCATTCCCCGATTCTGTGAGGAGCTGTTTTGTAGGGCCGATGTCACAAGAGATTCAGACAAG GTAAAGATCAATGTGGAGATAAGTTTTTTCGAGATCTACAATGAAAAGATCCATGATCTTCTGGCTTCTTACAAAGATAAGGGAGGCAAGAAACCCACA CTGAAGGTACGTGAACACCCGTCACTTGGTCCCTACGTGGAAGGATTGTCTACCTATGTCACCAACTCGTTTGAGGATGTTGAG gcCTGGATTAACCTGGGGAACAAGAACCGAGCTACAGCTGCCACAGGCATGAACGATAAGAGTAGTCGCTCCCACTCTGTCTTCACACTGGTACTCACACAAACAAAA ACGGAGGAGTTGGAGGGAGAAGAACACGATCACTCTACCACCAGTAAGATCAACCTTGTAGACCTGGCAGGCAGTGAACGCCAGTCTCAGGCAAATACCTCAGGTCAGAGGTTAAGG GAAGGGGCCAATATTAACAAGTCCTTGCTGACTCTGGGAAAGGTGATCAGCTCTCTGTCAGACCAAGCCCTCAGTAACAACAGAAAGAGGAAGCCGTATATACCTTATAGGGACTCGGTTCTCACGTG GCTGCTGAAGGAGAGTCTGGGAGGGAACTCCAAAACAGCCATGATCGCCACCATCAGTCCATCATGTCAGCACATAGAGGAGACGCTGAGCACACTCCGATAT GCCAGCCAGGCTAGATCCATCGTTAACATTGCACGAGTCAATGAGGACCCGAAGGCCAAAATCATTCGTG AGTTGAGGGCAGAGATTGAGAGACTGAAGAACCATTCTGTTTATATGACTGACGACACCCACACAGCGAGCCTCGTAGAGATAGCCAGCCTCAAAGAAAGACTTTTGACCCGGGAACGGGAGATGGAGGAAATTACGAG GTCATGGCAGCAGCGTCTTCAACAGTCTGAGGAAAGGAAGGTGGCTGAATCTAAACAATTAGAG AAATCTGGAGTGGCTTTTAAAGTAGACAACAAACAGCCTAACTTGGTAAACTTGAACGAAGACCCTCAGCTGTCTGAGATGTTACTGTATATCATACGTGAGGGCCAAACTCGTGTGGGACGTATGTGTGCCAGCTCAGACCATGAAATACAGCTCAGTGGTGCTCTCATTGCTGACAACCACTG CATTATCAACAATGTGGATAGTGTGGTTACAGTCACACCGATCGGGGACGCCCCAACTTATGTCAACGGTAACAGTATATCGGAGCCGTCCATCCTCCATCAT GGAGATCGAGTGATACTTGGAGGGGACCACTACTTCAG GTTTAATCATCCCAAGGAGGTGACCAACAAGGTGCCAGCCAACAACCATGAGATGAGAGATTTTGATTTTGCCAGACAGGAGCTGATACAGGTCCAGGAAGCTAG GCTTCAGGCAGAGCTTGAGGAAGCTCGTCGTCAAGCTCAGGAGGAAATGATGCAAGAAGTAGAAAAAGCAAGAAAAGAAGCTGAACAAGTTCTGAATACACAAAAGTCTGGATACGAAGGAAAACTTAAAAAACTGGAGAAAGTAGTGAAGGATCAGTCACAGGAGGTGCAGCGTGCTGAGCAGTCACGACAGGAGGCTCAGGGGCTTATAGAGGAGCTCAAGAAACAGAAAATA ATGCTAGAACAACAAGTTGTTGCTGGGAGACGAAGACAGGAAATGGAGGCAAAGGTTGCTAAAAAG GTGGCTGACCATGTGCCAAGTAAAAAGACACCATTAATAATGCTACTGGAGGAGGAGAAACAGAAGGTGACCATGAAATTAGAATCTCTGAAACAGAAGCGACAGGAGACGTCGCTGTCTAAACGGTACCAGGATGTCCATCCCGGTAAAACTGACCTGTACAAGGTGGCACTGCTACTCCGGGAGGCCAACAAGATCAGCCAGTACCTCAGGAAAAATATG GAGTTTACTCGCGAGGATTACATGGAGGAAGCAAACCATGTAAAGACATTAATCAAAGTCACTGACACCAACCTGGCTGTATGTACCTTCTGGACCCTGCCCAAGTTTGAGGAGAAACTGATGCAAATGAGAGACTTGTACCAG AATGATGCTGATAATTCCACTGACGATGAAGTGTTTCACGATCCTGGTGATACATGGGAACACGATCAGAAAAACTCGCCCTGCAAGTCTCCACGCAG CTACAATACCAGCCTGGGATTTAGTCCATCTCAGTGGAGCCAGTCCTCAACCCTGTGTAGTGTGTCCAGTCTCAACTCTACCTACAGAA GTAATGGCGACCTTAATACTGGCATGGCAAGCATCAGTGATCTCCATTCAGGCATGACGAGTGTCAGTGAACTTCATTCGGGCATGACCAGCATCAGTGACCTCCAGCCCAGTGTTGACCAGGAGATACAGACCAGTTCTAATGTCCAGATAGCCAGTCTCTGTATCAAGCTGGTGAGGGACCACATCGACAGCTGTCATG GTTTCTATTATGAGGAGAGTATTGGGGACAAATTGCTCAGCTGCTGTGATAAAATTCTAAAAGGAGTGAAAGTTATACAGAATTACAGTCAACATTCACAGACCTCGTTTACAG ACTGTGGAGAAAGCTTAGAGAAAACAAGTTTAGAGCTAGTCAGCCTCCTCCAATCTTTGACCTCCCTCTGGGCTATCTGGTCATCCATGTACACTGGACAGTATTCGGCCATTAGCAGCCTGACTGACAGATTCCGTggacaggtcaaggtcatcggTAACCAGCTTGTGCTGCTGTTCCAAGGTTGTCAGGGTGACCTAGAGCGATTGGTAGAGGACTCGGGTGTGAAGCTGAGGGACGGTGTGTTAGATGTGTGTCAGCTGGTCGGGGAGATGTCCCTGGCTACAGATATGGCCATGTTAACACTGGACAGGTGTGCCAAGGAGCAGGAACCAGTG CTATGTGGAGAGGTATGTCAAGCCTTCCTGTCTGGGTGTGATGTTCTGGTGGACAAAAGTTTACAGAGTGCCATCAGGACGATGGAGGAGCATGAGAGGCGAGCCCAGGAGTTTACCGAGGCTTCAGCTCCTTACCAG AAACTGGAGGAGGTGCCACAAAATGTGAAGATTCTGATTTCCACCTGTAAGATTCTCCTCAATAAATGTCAGACTATACAG ATGGAGGTAGATTTGTCCCTGAAGGACGGAGGAGACTGTGTGCCCAGTCAGTACTATAGTCTGGGATACCGGCGGTCACAGGGCATGGTCAGTCAGGTGAACAACCTACTGGACACAGTCAGTCTACTGCTACAGAGTGTTACACCTGTGATGGAAG gTAAAACAGATGATGTGAGGAAGGTATGTCGTTGTTCTGAGCTGATACAGAAAGGCACAGCTAAACTAATGGCAGTTTCTGGACAGGACACAAGTACGTTGCTGCAGACGAGTTGTAGTAGTGATCTAACCAATATATCAGTGTTGTCGGATTCACAAACAGAACGCTTAGAATTCGCTGCCCAGGATGTGAACCTGGCAGCAGGTGCTCTAATAGAACAGGCCAAAGATATCATAGACCTGGAAAAACTTATAGCTACACCGCGAGGAAAACGCTTGTTACCAGTGTCCCCGGAGAAGGGGGGTAACTCCTTCCTGAACTCGCCACTACGCAGTATGTCTGTGAAAAGAAATATCTCTCTATTAGCGTCAGCTGGACATTCCTGA
- the LOC138321922 gene encoding glutamate--cysteine ligase regulatory subunit-like codes for MADEIPVIPKVTDLVVRSGNIVNWDRLKRKPNQTPSEELVECISNSLGNFFDSANKNQLQYATNLDCVHADFKKSLAIDDSERGDRKLTVKIFLCRLLPPKVIQQAVEKVLAELTTSNIDVVLLAFPDLGDEGLTLEVIKPYWEVLQELFSKKMVLSLGICDLDKDVLEELYNWAKEKPSINQVNLESCCVMPKDLTEYAKENDIQLLTHSDPRDILTSEKVSQLVSDRCTEKDGEGWESDWAARFSVMIKCRGIIKTKGYIIQASRDTAKRKSSQVIL; via the exons ATGGCCGACGAAATACCTGTGATTCCTAAAGTAACAGATTTAGTTGTTCGTAGCGGAAATATTGTCAACTGGGACCGGTTAAAACGGAAGCCTAACCAGACACCATCCGAGGAG CTTGTTGAATGTATATCCAATTCCTTGGGAAACTTTTTTGATTCAGCAAACAAAAACCAGCTTCAG TATGCTACAAATTTAGACTGTGTACATGCCGATTTTAAGAAGAGCCTGGCCATTGATGACAGTGAAAGGGGTGATCGCAAATTAACAG TAAAAATTTTCCTGTGCAGATTATTGCCTCCCAAAGTCATCCAACAAGCTGTTGAAAAAG TGTTGGCGGAGCTGACTACATCCAACATTGATGTGGTGCTACTAGCTTTTCCTGACTTGGGTGATGAAGGGCTCACACTGGAGGTTATCAAACCTTACTGGGAGGTCCTACAGGAACTCTTCTCTAAAAAAATGGTGTTATCCTTGGGTATATGTGACCTTGACAAGGACGTCCTTGAGGAACTGTATAACTGGGCCAAG GAAAAGCCAAGCATCAACCAGGTGAATCTCGAGTCCTGCTGTGTGATGCCAAAAGATCTGACAGAATATGCCAAAGAAAATGACATCCAACTACTCACACACAGTGACCCACGAG ATATACTGACAAGTGAGAAAGTCTCACAGCTAGTTTCGGACCGGTGCACAGAAAAGGACGGAGAAGGGTGGGAGTCGGATTGGGCTGCGAGGTTCTCAGTCATGATTAAATGTCGAGGTATCATCAAAACAAAGGGATATATCATCCAGGCATCACGGGACACGGCGAAAAGGAAAAGTTCTcaagttatactgtaa
- the LOC138321923 gene encoding kinesin-like protein KIF14 isoform X2, with protein MKELHSYQIFRPPRFLQKVKQAARRVTVEGHVDSSSSIVGEYSPGMKSTPVRRFTLDNKLLSTPECYSTVQMDLPCYQMSCDKFRGDFMGLDDEDSSSVTVAVRMRPFLQREIGDHLSRCMVSMSGNEASVTTSSGILHKFAYDYAFNSLDNNLGDYASQEHVYRLLAQPLLGKAFEGYNTCLFAYGQTGSGKSYSIMGHGNEVGIIPRFCEELFCRADVTRDSDKVKINVEISFFEIYNEKIHDLLASYKDKGGKKPTLKVREHPSLGPYVEGLSTYVTNSFEDVEAWINLGNKNRATAATGMNDKSSRSHSVFTLVLTQTKTEELEGEEHDHSTTSKINLVDLAGSERQSQANTSGQRLREGANINKSLLTLGKVISSLSDQALSNNRKRKPYIPYRDSVLTWLLKESLGGNSKTAMIATISPSCQHIEETLSTLRYASQARSIVNIARVNEDPKAKIIRELRAEIERLKNHSVYMTDDTHTASLVEIASLKERLLTREREMEEITRSWQQRLQQSEERKVAESKQLEKSGVAFKVDNKQPNLVNLNEDPQLSEMLLYIIREGQTRVGRMCASSDHEIQLSGALIADNHCIINNVDSVVTVTPIGDAPTYVNGNSISEPSILHHGDRVILGGDHYFRFNHPKEVTNKVPANNHEMRDFDFARQELIQVQEARLQAELEEARRQAQEEMMQEVEKARKEAEQVLNTQKSGYEGKLKKLEKVVKDQSQEVQRAEQSRQEAQGLIEELKKQKIMLEQQVVAGRRRQEMEAKVAKKVADHVPSKKTPLIMLLEEEKQKVTMKLESLKQKRQETSLSKRYQDVHPGKTDLYKVALLLREANKISQYLRKNMEFTREDYMEEANHVKTLIKVTDTNLAVCTFWTLPKFEEKLMQMRDLYQNDADNSTDDEVFHDPGDTWEHDQKNSPCKSPRSYNTSLGFSPSQWSQSSTLCSVSSLNSTYRSNGDLNTGMASISDLHSGMTSVSELHSGMTSISDLQPSVDQEIQTSSNVQIASLCIKLVRDHIDSCHGFYYEESIGDKLLSCCDKILKGVKVIQNYSQHSQTSFTDCGESLEKTSLELVSLLQSLTSLWAIWSSMYTGQYSAISSLTDRFRGQVKVIGNQLVLLFQGCQGDLERLVEDSGVKLRDGVLDVCQLVGEMSLATDMAMLTLDRCAKEQEPVLCGEVCQAFLSGCDVLVDKSLQSAIRTMEEHERRAQEFTEASAPYQKLEEVPQNVKILISTCKILLNKCQTIQMEVDLSLKDGGDCVPSQYYSLGYRRSQGMVSQVNNLLDTVSLLLQSVTPVMEGKTDDVRKVCRCSELIQKGTAKLMAVSGQDTSTLLQTSCSSDLTNISVLSDSQTERLEFAAQDVNLAAGALIEQAKDIIDLEKLIATPRGKRLLPVSPEKGGNSFLNSPLRSMSVKRNISLLASAGHS; from the exons GGAGATAGGTGATCACCTGTCAAGATGCATGGTTTCAATGTCTGGCAATGAGGCATCGGTAACGACATCTTCTGGTATCCTTCACAAGTTTGCGTATGACTATGCTTTTAACTCTCTGGACAACAACTTGGGGGATTATGCGAGTCAGGAGCATGTGTACCGCCTTCTGGCTCAGCCTCTGTTGGGGAAGGCTTTTGAAGGATACAATACATGTTTGTTTGCCTACGGACAAACAGGAAGTGGCAAGAGTTACAG CATCATGGGGCATGGCAATGAAGTTGGAATCATTCCCCGATTCTGTGAGGAGCTGTTTTGTAGGGCCGATGTCACAAGAGATTCAGACAAG GTAAAGATCAATGTGGAGATAAGTTTTTTCGAGATCTACAATGAAAAGATCCATGATCTTCTGGCTTCTTACAAAGATAAGGGAGGCAAGAAACCCACA CTGAAGGTACGTGAACACCCGTCACTTGGTCCCTACGTGGAAGGATTGTCTACCTATGTCACCAACTCGTTTGAGGATGTTGAG gcCTGGATTAACCTGGGGAACAAGAACCGAGCTACAGCTGCCACAGGCATGAACGATAAGAGTAGTCGCTCCCACTCTGTCTTCACACTGGTACTCACACAAACAAAA ACGGAGGAGTTGGAGGGAGAAGAACACGATCACTCTACCACCAGTAAGATCAACCTTGTAGACCTGGCAGGCAGTGAACGCCAGTCTCAGGCAAATACCTCAGGTCAGAGGTTAAGG GAAGGGGCCAATATTAACAAGTCCTTGCTGACTCTGGGAAAGGTGATCAGCTCTCTGTCAGACCAAGCCCTCAGTAACAACAGAAAGAGGAAGCCGTATATACCTTATAGGGACTCGGTTCTCACGTG GCTGCTGAAGGAGAGTCTGGGAGGGAACTCCAAAACAGCCATGATCGCCACCATCAGTCCATCATGTCAGCACATAGAGGAGACGCTGAGCACACTCCGATAT GCCAGCCAGGCTAGATCCATCGTTAACATTGCACGAGTCAATGAGGACCCGAAGGCCAAAATCATTCGTG AGTTGAGGGCAGAGATTGAGAGACTGAAGAACCATTCTGTTTATATGACTGACGACACCCACACAGCGAGCCTCGTAGAGATAGCCAGCCTCAAAGAAAGACTTTTGACCCGGGAACGGGAGATGGAGGAAATTACGAG GTCATGGCAGCAGCGTCTTCAACAGTCTGAGGAAAGGAAGGTGGCTGAATCTAAACAATTAGAG AAATCTGGAGTGGCTTTTAAAGTAGACAACAAACAGCCTAACTTGGTAAACTTGAACGAAGACCCTCAGCTGTCTGAGATGTTACTGTATATCATACGTGAGGGCCAAACTCGTGTGGGACGTATGTGTGCCAGCTCAGACCATGAAATACAGCTCAGTGGTGCTCTCATTGCTGACAACCACTG CATTATCAACAATGTGGATAGTGTGGTTACAGTCACACCGATCGGGGACGCCCCAACTTATGTCAACGGTAACAGTATATCGGAGCCGTCCATCCTCCATCAT GGAGATCGAGTGATACTTGGAGGGGACCACTACTTCAG GTTTAATCATCCCAAGGAGGTGACCAACAAGGTGCCAGCCAACAACCATGAGATGAGAGATTTTGATTTTGCCAGACAGGAGCTGATACAGGTCCAGGAAGCTAG GCTTCAGGCAGAGCTTGAGGAAGCTCGTCGTCAAGCTCAGGAGGAAATGATGCAAGAAGTAGAAAAAGCAAGAAAAGAAGCTGAACAAGTTCTGAATACACAAAAGTCTGGATACGAAGGAAAACTTAAAAAACTGGAGAAAGTAGTGAAGGATCAGTCACAGGAGGTGCAGCGTGCTGAGCAGTCACGACAGGAGGCTCAGGGGCTTATAGAGGAGCTCAAGAAACAGAAAATA ATGCTAGAACAACAAGTTGTTGCTGGGAGACGAAGACAGGAAATGGAGGCAAAGGTTGCTAAAAAG GTGGCTGACCATGTGCCAAGTAAAAAGACACCATTAATAATGCTACTGGAGGAGGAGAAACAGAAGGTGACCATGAAATTAGAATCTCTGAAACAGAAGCGACAGGAGACGTCGCTGTCTAAACGGTACCAGGATGTCCATCCCGGTAAAACTGACCTGTACAAGGTGGCACTGCTACTCCGGGAGGCCAACAAGATCAGCCAGTACCTCAGGAAAAATATG GAGTTTACTCGCGAGGATTACATGGAGGAAGCAAACCATGTAAAGACATTAATCAAAGTCACTGACACCAACCTGGCTGTATGTACCTTCTGGACCCTGCCCAAGTTTGAGGAGAAACTGATGCAAATGAGAGACTTGTACCAG AATGATGCTGATAATTCCACTGACGATGAAGTGTTTCACGATCCTGGTGATACATGGGAACACGATCAGAAAAACTCGCCCTGCAAGTCTCCACGCAG CTACAATACCAGCCTGGGATTTAGTCCATCTCAGTGGAGCCAGTCCTCAACCCTGTGTAGTGTGTCCAGTCTCAACTCTACCTACAGAA GTAATGGCGACCTTAATACTGGCATGGCAAGCATCAGTGATCTCCATTCAGGCATGACGAGTGTCAGTGAACTTCATTCGGGCATGACCAGCATCAGTGACCTCCAGCCCAGTGTTGACCAGGAGATACAGACCAGTTCTAATGTCCAGATAGCCAGTCTCTGTATCAAGCTGGTGAGGGACCACATCGACAGCTGTCATG GTTTCTATTATGAGGAGAGTATTGGGGACAAATTGCTCAGCTGCTGTGATAAAATTCTAAAAGGAGTGAAAGTTATACAGAATTACAGTCAACATTCACAGACCTCGTTTACAG ACTGTGGAGAAAGCTTAGAGAAAACAAGTTTAGAGCTAGTCAGCCTCCTCCAATCTTTGACCTCCCTCTGGGCTATCTGGTCATCCATGTACACTGGACAGTATTCGGCCATTAGCAGCCTGACTGACAGATTCCGTggacaggtcaaggtcatcggTAACCAGCTTGTGCTGCTGTTCCAAGGTTGTCAGGGTGACCTAGAGCGATTGGTAGAGGACTCGGGTGTGAAGCTGAGGGACGGTGTGTTAGATGTGTGTCAGCTGGTCGGGGAGATGTCCCTGGCTACAGATATGGCCATGTTAACACTGGACAGGTGTGCCAAGGAGCAGGAACCAGTG CTATGTGGAGAGGTATGTCAAGCCTTCCTGTCTGGGTGTGATGTTCTGGTGGACAAAAGTTTACAGAGTGCCATCAGGACGATGGAGGAGCATGAGAGGCGAGCCCAGGAGTTTACCGAGGCTTCAGCTCCTTACCAG AAACTGGAGGAGGTGCCACAAAATGTGAAGATTCTGATTTCCACCTGTAAGATTCTCCTCAATAAATGTCAGACTATACAG ATGGAGGTAGATTTGTCCCTGAAGGACGGAGGAGACTGTGTGCCCAGTCAGTACTATAGTCTGGGATACCGGCGGTCACAGGGCATGGTCAGTCAGGTGAACAACCTACTGGACACAGTCAGTCTACTGCTACAGAGTGTTACACCTGTGATGGAAG gTAAAACAGATGATGTGAGGAAGGTATGTCGTTGTTCTGAGCTGATACAGAAAGGCACAGCTAAACTAATGGCAGTTTCTGGACAGGACACAAGTACGTTGCTGCAGACGAGTTGTAGTAGTGATCTAACCAATATATCAGTGTTGTCGGATTCACAAACAGAACGCTTAGAATTCGCTGCCCAGGATGTGAACCTGGCAGCAGGTGCTCTAATAGAACAGGCCAAAGATATCATAGACCTGGAAAAACTTATAGCTACACCGCGAGGAAAACGCTTGTTACCAGTGTCCCCGGAGAAGGGGGGTAACTCCTTCCTGAACTCGCCACTACGCAGTATGTCTGTGAAAAGAAATATCTCTCTATTAGCGTCAGCTGGACATTCCTGA